A part of SAR202 cluster bacterium genomic DNA contains:
- a CDS encoding NAD(P)-dependent oxidoreductase: protein MVKKKILITGVSGLVGSVLAVALKDEYEVTGLDLQDSVYVPTIKADCTILNNIMPAFSGIDMVIDLASNPDQYSKWDVIHDINLKCTSNVLEAAKECGVKRVIFASSNHATGMHEFDWPYSQIIEGDYAGLKSNQIPLISTDMPVRPDGPYGIAKVFGEAAGKFYSDQYGLSSLSVRIGTLNAEGKPINHRQFATLISHSDLVQLFRKCIEAPLTLKYGIYYGVSNNKWRFWDIQNSESDIGYKPQDNAEIWR, encoded by the coding sequence ATGGTGAAAAAAAAGATATTAATCACAGGAGTATCTGGATTGGTGGGTTCTGTGTTAGCCGTTGCTTTGAAAGATGAATATGAAGTAACGGGATTAGATTTACAAGATTCAGTTTACGTACCTACCATAAAAGCAGATTGTACGATTCTTAACAATATTATGCCGGCATTTTCAGGTATTGATATGGTCATAGATCTTGCCAGTAATCCTGACCAATATAGTAAATGGGATGTTATTCATGATATCAATTTAAAATGTACTTCAAATGTTCTCGAAGCTGCGAAAGAGTGTGGGGTAAAAAGAGTTATATTCGCAAGTTCAAACCATGCTACTGGCATGCATGAATTTGACTGGCCCTATAGCCAAATTATTGAAGGTGATTATGCAGGGCTGAAATCTAACCAAATCCCATTAATATCCACAGATATGCCAGTTAGGCCTGACGGACCTTATGGAATTGCAAAAGTATTTGGCGAAGCTGCAGGAAAATTTTATTCGGACCAATATGGATTAAGTTCTTTATCTGTTCGAATTGGAACTCTAAATGCTGAAGGGAAACCAATAAATCATAGACAATTTGCTACCCTTATCAGTCACTCAGACCTTGTTCAGCTGTTTAGAAAATGTATTGAAGCCCCATTAACTTTAAAATACGGAATTTATTATGGTGTTTCAAATAATAAATGGAGATTTTGGGATATTCAGAATTCGGAGTCAGATATCGGTTACAAACCCCAAGACAATGCTGAAATATGGCGTTAA
- a CDS encoding SDR family oxidoreductase — MKILLTGATGATGKHLVHQLLEADHEVQAIVRSAEKFTKETRNHKNLSITTSTILDMSEEELITHIEWCDVIVSTLGHNLTFKGMFGNPRRLVTNSIKRLCQVIENKRINKSVKMILMNTVGCKNEDLKEKSSFSESCVFFILRYLLPPVSDNEKAVGYLRTTIGQNHPNIEWVVVRPDSLTNEEKTSTYTTHPSPTHTLFKPAKTSRINVAHFISELISQQSLWSEWKGQMPVIYNSEN; from the coding sequence ATGAAAATATTACTTACTGGAGCAACTGGTGCAACTGGTAAACATTTGGTTCACCAACTCCTGGAAGCTGATCACGAGGTTCAGGCTATCGTTCGAAGTGCTGAAAAGTTCACAAAGGAAACTAGAAACCACAAGAATTTATCCATAACCACATCCACTATTTTAGATATGAGTGAAGAGGAACTAATCACACACATTGAATGGTGTGATGTAATTGTATCCACATTAGGACATAATCTTACTTTTAAAGGTATGTTTGGAAATCCAAGACGACTTGTAACAAATTCTATAAAAAGATTATGTCAGGTCATTGAAAATAAAAGAATCAATAAATCTGTCAAGATGATTTTGATGAATACCGTTGGTTGTAAAAACGAGGACTTAAAAGAGAAGTCTTCTTTTTCTGAAAGTTGTGTTTTTTTTATACTACGTTACCTACTTCCTCCAGTCTCGGATAATGAAAAAGCTGTAGGTTATTTAAGGACTACAATTGGCCAAAATCATCCAAACATAGAATGGGTTGTGGTACGTCCTGATAGCTTAACTAATGAAGAAAAAACAAGCACATATACTACTCATCCATCTCCTACTCATACATTATTCAAGCCTGCAAAAACTAGTAGAATTAATGTGGCTCATTTTATATCAGAACTTATATCACAGCAATCTTTATGGTCTGAATGGAAAGGACAAATGCCTGTAATCTATAATAGTGAAAATTAG
- a CDS encoding D-2-hydroxyacid dehydrogenase: MQKQINLVIHGVVSADEIPGIDRIAGDIRINCAPDLESLQAFLPQAEVLLSSNFRAKDLQQTWHLTERLRWVQVRGVGVDAMLFPEFVASDVQLTNVRGVFDRAMAEYTLGLILAFAKRLPETFTAQTQHRWSYRLTEQTLGQKVLVVGVGSVGRTIGRLLKQAGFKVSGVGRSARDSDPDFEQVYAVDTLVQSLETADYVVLITPLTDQTRGLFGASEFSAMKSTARFINLGRGELVDEEALIAALTSGAIAGAGLDVFLNEPLPENSPFWALENVIVSPHMSGDYHGFKETAAEVFLDNFERYRQGRQLVNRIDKTLGFVNTH, from the coding sequence ATGCAAAAGCAGATAAATCTTGTCATCCATGGGGTGGTATCAGCTGACGAGATTCCGGGTATTGACCGGATTGCAGGCGATATCCGAATTAACTGTGCCCCGGACCTGGAAAGCCTGCAGGCTTTCCTGCCCCAGGCAGAAGTGCTTCTGAGTTCGAATTTCCGAGCAAAAGACCTACAGCAAACCTGGCACCTGACAGAGCGACTTCGCTGGGTTCAGGTGCGTGGTGTCGGTGTTGATGCGATGCTGTTCCCAGAATTCGTAGCCAGCGATGTTCAACTCACCAACGTCCGTGGTGTGTTCGACCGGGCGATGGCGGAGTACACGCTAGGATTGATCCTGGCATTTGCCAAGCGACTGCCCGAGACATTTACTGCCCAGACTCAGCATCGCTGGTCATATCGATTGACGGAACAGACACTGGGGCAGAAGGTACTCGTGGTTGGTGTGGGCAGCGTCGGCCGAACAATTGGACGCTTGCTAAAACAAGCTGGCTTTAAAGTCTCAGGGGTGGGCCGTAGCGCACGTGATAGCGATCCTGACTTTGAACAGGTCTACGCAGTAGATACCTTGGTACAGTCACTGGAAACAGCGGACTATGTGGTGCTGATCACGCCCCTGACAGATCAGACCCGCGGGCTTTTTGGCGCGAGTGAATTTTCTGCCATGAAATCAACTGCCCGGTTTATCAATCTGGGTCGTGGCGAGTTGGTTGATGAAGAAGCGCTGATCGCAGCGCTTACTTCAGGTGCCATCGCAGGTGCCGGACTGGATGTGTTCTTAAACGAGCCGCTACCTGAAAACAGTCCATTCTGGGCCCTTGAGAACGTCATTGTTTCGCCACACATGTCGGGTGATTATCATGGGTTCAAAGAAACGGCGGCGGAAGTTTTTCTCGATAATTTTGAGCGCTATCGACAAGGGCGTCAACTAGTGAACCGGATCGACAAAACACTGGGATTCGTCAATACACATTAA